A genomic region of Arachis hypogaea cultivar Tifrunner chromosome 5, arahy.Tifrunner.gnm2.J5K5, whole genome shotgun sequence contains the following coding sequences:
- the LOC112802944 gene encoding S-type anion channel SLAH2, which translates to METNKKIKLAEQGSPEVPSLIKYISSNEVVGFDTGDAQLPSPSTKESELTSIERQGDEAVVINHQRKQSVSISMPLTCEEALPHETNMVFFSDEVGRDGVPISAVDADSKSPQQSKYYSQPMPKAYVHPTDSSPHGAEIPNHPGIRAFRDKRFDSFKTWSGTLERQISMLRGKSPRHTREEENNNNNNNNARNTERPVPVDRYFDALEGPELETLRSSEEILLPQDSKWPFLLRFPVSAVGICLGVSSQAILWKTLASSPSTEFLHLSLRINLVLWFISIALVITIFTTYLFKIILYFEAVRREYYHPIRVNFFFAPWIALLFLALGVPPSITKNLHRSLWYILMTPIFCLELKIYGQWMSGGQRRLSKVANPSNHLSVVGNFVGALLGATMGLKEGPIFFFAIGLAHYTVLFVTLYQRLPTNETLPKELHPVFFLFVAAPSVASMAWAKIQGSFDYGSRIAYFIAMFLYFSLAVRINFFRGFQFSLSWWAYTFPMTGAAIATIKYSNEITNVFTKTMCVILSIISTLVVTALVVTTMLRAFVFKDLFPNDIAIAISDRKRKPHHHHHHRKWFHLGHGSHDTKEIENYLKFVDSDKIDIEASTTLHPSNSIEDSSSSST; encoded by the exons ATGGaaactaacaaaaaaatcaaattagcAGAACAAGGTTCTCCTGAAGTTCCATCACTAATTAAGTATATATCATCAAATGAAGTAGTTGGATTTGATACTGGTGATGCTCAACTTCCAAGCCCATCTACCAAA GAAAGTGAATTAACATCAATAGAAAGACAAGGTGATGAAGCTGTGGTGATCAACCACCAAAGGAAGCAATCTGTTTCAATCAGCATGCCACTAACATGTGAAGAGGCTCTGCCACATGAAACCAACATGGTTTTCTTCAGTGATGAAGTTGGTAGAGACGGTGTTCCCATTTCTGCAGTTGATGCAGATTCTAAGTCTCCACAGCAATCAAAATATTACTCTCAACCAATGCCAAAGGCCTATGTGCACCCTACTGATTCATCACCTCATGGAGCAGAAATTCCAAACCATCCTGGCATCAGAGCCTTCAGGGATAAGAGATTTGATTCCTTCAAAACATGGTCTGGAACACTTGAGAGACAGATATCAATGCTTAGAGGGAAGTCACCCAGACATActagagaagaagaaaacaataataacaacaacaacaatgccaggAATACTGAAAGGCCTGTACCAGTTGATCGATATTTCGATGCATTGGAAGGACCAGAATTGGAAACACTAAGG TCTTCAGAAGAGATCCTGCTTCCTCAGGACAGCAAATGGCCATTTCTTCTTCGATTTCCTGTCTCGGCTGTCGGTATCTGTCTTGGAGTTAGCAGCCAAGCAATTCTCTGGAAAACACTTGCAAGTTCTCCATCCACTGAGTTTCTTCACTTAAGCCTCAGAATAAACTTAGTCCTTTGGTTCATCTCCATTGCTCTTGTTATTACTATCTTCACCACATATCTTTTCAAGATAATTCTCTACTTTGAAGCAGTTCGTCGCGAGTACTACCATCCGATCCGTGTTAACTTCTTCTTTGCACCCTGGATAGCCCTTTTGTTCTtggctcttggtgttccaccatcAATCACAAAGAACCTTCACCGTTCACTTTGGTACATTCTAATGACACCAATTTTCTGCCTTGAGCTTAAGATCTATGGACAGTGGATGTCTGGAGGCCAAAGGAGGCTATCAAAGGTTGCAAACCCATCAAACCATCTTTCAGTTGTTGGAAACTTTGTTGGAGCATTGCTTGGTGCAACAATGGGACTGAAAGAAGGGCCTATTTTCTTCTTTGCTATTGGTTTGGCTCATTACACTGTCTTGTTTGTGACTCTCTATCAGAGACTTCCAACAAATGAGACACTCCCTAAGGAGTTGCATCCAGTGTTCTTTCTGTTTGTGGCTGCACCTAGTGTTGCTTCAATGGCTTGGGCTAAGATTCAGGGCTCTTTTGATTATGGATCAAGGATTGCTTATTTCATTGCCATGTTCCTTTATTTCTCACtg GCTGTACGGATCAATTTTTTCAGAGGCTTCCA ATTCTCACTTTCATGGTGGGCCTATACATTTCCAATGACTGGTGCAGCAATTGCAACGATAAAATACTCAAATGAGATCACAAATGTTTTCACAAAAACAATGTGTGTAATACTAAGTATCATCTCTACATTGGTGGTAACAGCACTTGTTGTAACAACCATGTTGCGTGCATTTGTGTTCAAGGATCTGTTTCCCAATGACATAGCCATTGCCATAAGTGACAGAAAGAGAAAAccccaccaccatcatcatcataggAAATGGTTTCATCTTGGGCATGGAAGCCATGACACTAAAGAGATTGAGAATTACTTGAAGTTTGTGGATTCAGATAAAATTGATATAGAAGCTTCAACAACACTTCATCCCTCTAATAGCATAGAggattcttcatcatcatctacCTGA